The following coding sequences lie in one Mercenaria mercenaria strain notata chromosome 5, MADL_Memer_1, whole genome shotgun sequence genomic window:
- the LOC123557615 gene encoding uncharacterized protein LOC123557615: protein MMRFLLTLQVVCVLFVAVKADGHSELKLSEYLWEETYQEQQAALNSSLIKGMVSTKLNPASFGAYMNQDVVYIYNAQRLIQIALQRSKDPQHRQLLQKMSESYRELYEYLLVAWRIKYPSGIKLDGPCSRYLNHLYDMAINYHTIYFVTAMIPCYKLWPWLGNQIGSKQKSFGVYTQWVEENLDPNYAGFTDLEEVINRADEVGKIDRQMALRTYKRSMENERDFFSSVP, encoded by the exons ATGATGAGATTCTTACTTACTCTGCAAGTCGTCTGCGTTCTGTTTGTGGCAGTGAAAGCAGACGGACACAGCGAGCTTAAATTGTCGGAGTACTTGTGGGAAGAAACGTACCAAGAACAGCAAGCCGCTCTCAACTCGAGTTTGATTAAAGGAATGGTATCAACAAAGCTAAATCCTGCAAGTTTTG gtGCATATATGAATCAAGATGTTGTGTATATCTACAATGCCCAAAGACTGATTCAGATTGCGTTACAAAGATCAAAAGATCCTCAGCACCGACAACTACTGCAGAAAATGTCTGAAAGCTACAGAGA GTTATACGAATACCTGTTGGTCGCGTGGCGAATAAAGTATCCAAGTGGAATCAAGCTCGACGGACCTTGCTCTAGGTACCTGAATCATTTATATGACATGGCCATCAACTATCATACAATTTATTTCGTCACCGCGATGATACCATGTTACAAACTTTGGCCATGGCTCGGGAACCAGATTGGTTCCAAACAG aaaagtTTCGGGGTGTACACACAGTGGGTTGAGGAAAATTTAGACCCTAATTATGCCGGTTTCACTGATTTGGAGGAGGTGATAAATAGAGCGGATGAGGTTGGCAAAATCGACCGACAGATGGCGCTTCGCACTTACAAACGTAGCATGGAGAATGAACGCGATTTCTTTTCATCTGTGCCTTAG
- the LOC123557601 gene encoding perlucin-like, translating into MAHREKYVPTVGKWLRQIRKRLRPIAEPRGTAERTGREQEGQPSTMTLWDLSFSNDFVLCDANVWTPSGIYFNSFTVADCPSGWHSFGESCYNFSSDEFSWAGAFSMCKILGGYLVEIDSESEDNFLNGVAKQLNDKYSSSHGYGVSTVSPPDLTQLMRTSYWIGLTDLNEEGTWVWMTSIKSLNYTNWDGCKTCDTGCDTNCAAGLMYPSGHWRTEKCFRGRYFVCEMDSV; encoded by the exons ATGGCACACCGGGAGAAGTACGTTCCAAC AGTCGGTAAATGGTTAAGGCAAATCAGAAAGAGACTGAGGCCTATTGCTGAACCACGAGGAACTGCAGAGAGAACAGGTAGAGAGCAGGAGGGACAGCCGTCAACAATGACACTTTGGGACCTGTCTTTTAGTAATGACTTTGTTCTCTGTGATGCTAATGTCTGGACTCCCAGTGGAATTTAT TTTAATTCATTTACAGTTGCTGATTGTCCAAGTGGATGGCACAGTTTTGGTGAGTCATGTTACAACTTCAGCAGTGACGAATTTAGCTGGGCTGGAGCATTC TCAATGTGTAAGATACTGGGAGGTTATCTGGTTGAAATCGATAGCGAGAGTGAAGACAACTTTTTGAATGGTGTGGCAAAACAATTAAATG acaaaTACTCTAGTTCACATGGTTACGGTGTGTCGACAGTGAGCCCACCAGATTTGACACAATTAATGCGCACCAGCTATTGGATCGGACTCACGGACTTGAATGAAGAAGGTACCTGGGTATGGATGACCAGTATAAAGTCACTAAACTATACAAACTGGGATGGATGTAAAACCTGTGATACCGGCTGCGACACAAATTGTGCAGCAGGATTGATGTATCCAAGTGGACACTGGCGGACAGAGAAATGTTTTCGAGgaagatattttgtttgtgagaTGGATAGTGTTTAA